The Sulfurospirillum diekertiae genomic sequence TGGAAAGAGAAAAGCTAGCGCAATCCCCTAGTGTACCAGATATTCTCAACGATGAAACGGTTGCCCTCAAAGATATTGTCTATAAGGGTGATTTGAAAAAGAAAATCAACTAAGGAAGGGTTATGCAAACGATGTATCAGATGTTTATTGAAACTATTGTGCCAAGTGATGAGCTTATTGTCTCTCGTACCGATTTGCATGGAAACATAACCTACGCCAATGAAACGTTTGCCCATATTTCGGGCTATGAGATTGATGAACTCATTGGAAAACCCCATAACATCGTTCGTCATCCCGATATGCCTCATTCCGTTTTCAGGACACTCTGGCAGACTTTGAAGCAAGAGCAGATGTGGAAAGGGTATGTCAAAAATCTGCGAAAAGATGGCGGTTACTACTGGGTTTACGCCGAAGTTTCAGGTGTCTATAAAGATGGCGTATTGGTTGAATACAAATCATTGCGAGCACCTATAGAAGAAGAGACGAAAATTAAGATGCAGCGCGAATATGATGAAAAATGTGAACAAGAAGAGGGAAAAAGCCGAGTTGTTGTCTATTTGAAAAGCGATATTGTTCATAAAGTTGAAACACTTGCACGTGAAAAAGCCTGTTTAGGCGATACGATCATGAATGACATTTTAAGCGATTCCCTCTTTTAATTCCTCCCTCTGGGTTGAAGTTGACCCTTCAATCCTCCCCATGATTTCATTAAGACTAAATCCTAGCCATTTTTATTTATGATTTTATAATTAATAAAAGTATATTCTTATAATTATATTTAGTATAAATTATAATTAGGAGTGTCAATGGATGAGGTTCTTACGTGCGAGAACAGTAGAGTAAAATTTTTCCCTATCATGATGTATGCGATGGTTATGGGAATGAGTGGTTTAACGATTATGTACCAAAAAGCTGCCCTTTGGTTAGGCTTTACAGATATGATTGGTCATCTCTTAATGATGGTTTCAACCACATTATTTGTTGTTATTTCTCTCATCTATCTTAGTAAATACATCAAATATACACCCATGGTAAAAAAAGAGTTTTCACACCCCATTAGACTCAATTTTTTTGCAGCGATTTCGATTTCGATGTTAATGCTAGCGATTATTTATAAAGAGGTCAATGTCAATGTCGCTTCTATGTTTTGGTATACAGGAACGGTTTTGCATTTTTACCTTACCATGTACACGATCTCTTTTTGGATCAATAATAATCAAGAACTAGACCACTCTAATCCTGCATGGTTTATTCCTGTGGTGGGCAATGTCCTTGTTCCTGTGGGCGGTGTAGGGTTTGCAAGCCAAGGGGTTCTGATGTACTTTTTTAGCTGTGGTATCTTTTTTTGGGTAATTCTGTTTGCCATTTTACTCAATCGTATTATTTTTCACCATCAATTAGCCGTAAAGTTTATGCCAACGATGTTTATTCTTATCGCTCCACCCGCGGTTGGCTTTCTGGCATACTACAAAATGTACGGTGTGATTGATGTTTTTGCCACGATGTTGTTCAATCTTGCCCTTTTCTTTACGCTTTTAGTCGCTTTCATGTACAAAAATTTCATTAAAATCAAATTTTTCATCTCTTGGTGGGCCTTTGTTTTTCCCCTTGCAGCTATGAGTATCAGCGCGATGTTAATGTATCATGAAACTAAAGATGTTATACTTTTATCACTCTCGTATGTGATGGTTGGTGTGACAACAATGGTCATCTCTGTTGTGATGTATCAAACGGTATCGCATGTGCTCAAAGGTGAAATCTGCGTACAAGAGTAAACAACACTTTACAAGGAAAATTAGATGGAAAAAACACTCTTTTTAGATCAATATCCTATTCATTCACTAACCCTGAAGAAAGAAGGATTTCGTTATCAGCATATGTCCCAAATCGTTGATTATTTTAAAGAGAAGATCAACGCTGATCCTGTGGCGCACTTTATCGCAATTTTTGACCATTATGCCCACACCAAAGCACTGGGTGGAGAGATGATGGAAGGGCTCAAAGATGTTCAAAATGTTATTTTTTGTTTTGGAAAGACTATCCAAAATACCAAAATCGTAGCAGTCCGTCCACGAAGTATCGGAATCTGTGAGTTTGAAGATCGCTTTGTGATTGAATTTATGGAAGCACCCAAAGAGGAGATTCATACGATTATGCAACTGTGGATAAAAGCCTTGGTAGCTTAAACTACCAAAGTGCCGTAATCTCTTCGTCTGTAATTTCTTCTTTTAAAAGCACGGGTATTCCTTTTGTGGAAAGCATGCTTTTAAATCCTTGCCCAATGGTTCCCGTGACAAATACATTGACACGTTGATTGACAAAAAGCTCTGTTAAGACTAAAGGGGGTTTCATCTGGTTGGATGTCAGAGGATTTGGAATCATCTGGTGCTCACTAATGTGATGATTTTCAAGTGTAAAAAAATGAATGTATCTGCTTTTAGGGCTCAAAGAGCTATAAGGGGAGGTTTCATTTTCACTGCAGAGTGCAACCACATAACGCTCTTTCGTATTTTCCAGATGTAACGTATGTCCACCCAGTAGTGCTAAAGCCACCTTATTTCGAGCAGATTTAATAATACGTGCAAACGTAGGGCGAGAAACTTCCATCTTTTGTGCGGCTTCTTCTTGATACAACTCCAATAAATCCATAAGATAAAGCGCTTCCACCTCTTCGGATAAAAGTGTGATCGTCTCTTGATGTGTTTGAATTTCACGAGGGTTAAATTGGCAACACGGCGGTCTGAATGAAGTAAACCGTTTGCATTTTTACCGTGGCATAATTCTCCTTTACATGTATAGACTTTTTGTATAACCCATTGAAAAAAGAGTATCGCTTATAGCACATCACTTTTTAAAACTAAAAACATCGCCATAGCTTTGGCTATGACTCAATTTTGAGTTTTAAAAATTAACGCACTCTCAGCAAACTCTTTATCTTTTCAAGGGGCATACAAAAAGTCTAATATGCACATTATAACATGATTTAAAAATACTTGACATATGTCCATTATGAGAGTATTATTTTGAACATATGCTCATTAAGGAGTTTCAATGATAGCAGTACCTGTTAAAACAGAAAAAGGCGATGTGATAGCACCTCTTTTTGGAAAAGCAAACTATTTTAGTTTGATCGATGCGCAAGGTCATATAGCAACACGCGAATGCAGTGTTCAAGGAGGCATGAATGTTGTCCCTTGGTTACAAAATTTGGGCGTTAAAACGGTTTTACTCAATCACGTAGGCGAAAAACCTTTTCATGCACTTTTGGGTGCAGGCATCGATATTTATTATGTCGGGAAAGAGCGAATTATGCTCAAAGAGGCTTTGGATCAATTGCATAAGGGCACACTTGAAAAAGTGACAGTTATGAATTATATGAAGCTTCTAGGCGATGACGGAGATCATCATGATAGTGGTGGTTGTGGCTGTGGGCACTAAACCATAAAATACAAAACTCTATTAACATAAAAAAGGATCGCAAATGACAATTATATTTCCAACCATGAAAGACGAAGGGATTGGAGCAAAGAGAGGCGCACATTTTGGTAAGGCAACTTTTTATACAGCCGTTACGGTTGAAGATGGTGTGGTGAAAGAGGTCAAGGTGCATAAAAACCCTGGTCATGTAACGGGAGGATGTGCGAATGCTGTGGCAAACATACAAGCTTTAGGTGCTGATACATTGGTAGTTTCAGGCATCGGTGGAGAGCCTTTAAAAAAGTTTTTAGCGGTGAATGTTTCTGTCTATTTTGATGATAAAAATGAAACGGTAGAAGATTCGTTAAGAGATTTTCTAGCCGGAAAAACAGCTAAAATTGACCCAAACCATACGTGTGCTCACCATTAATTATTTTTGAATTTCTGCAAGGAAGTGTTCTTGCAGAAATTTTTTTGATCACACTTTATAACCAGATAACAATGTGTATTTTTAATTAATATTTATTATTATTTAGTTATAATTTTGAAAAGGTTGATTTAAAATGCAGTGGGTTAAACAGATCGTTTTTTTCTACCGTGATGGTTTTAAACAGATGCGCGTTGGCAAACAGCTCTGGCTCATTATTGCCATTAAGTTTTTCCTTTTTTTTGTTGTTCTAAAGCTCTTCTTTTTCCCCAATATCCTCCAAACACACTTTTCAAATGACACACAAAGAGCAGACTCTGTGCTGGAACATTTGATGCAAAAATAAAAGGCATTACCGATGGATCACACCCTTCTTGTTGAGTTATCGCGTGCGCAATTTGCGCTTACGGCGTTGTATCACTGGCTTTTTGTCCCGCTTACACTAGGACTTTCATTTATCATTGCTATGATGGAGAGCATCTATGTCAAAACAAAAAATCCTGAGTGGAAAAAGTTGACCAAATTTTGGATGACGCTCTTTGCAATCAATTTTGCGATCGGTCTTGCTACGGGCATTATCTTAGAGTTTGAATTTGGTACAAACTGGTCGAATTACTCGTGGATCGTGGGTGATCTTTTTGGAGCACCTTTGGCGATTGAAGGCATTATGGCGTTCTTCTTAGAGTCGACTTTTTTTGCCGTGATGTTTTTTGGCTGGGATAAAGTTTCCCCTAAAATGCACCTCTTCTCCACATGGCTCGTCGCCATTGGCTCGAACCTCTCAGCACTTTGGATACTTGTAGCCAATGGTTGGATGCAACATCCTGTGGGAATGGAATTTAACCTTGAGAGAGCGCGTTTTGAGATGAAAAGCTTTGCCGACGTTCTCTTTAACCCCAACGCCGTTTCCAAATTTTTACACACGATTGGCAGTGGTTATGTGATGGGCTCCCTCTTTGTCGTGGGGGTAAGCAGTTGGTTCTTACTCAAAAATCGCCATACGCTTTTCGCCAAACGCAGCATCATTGTGGGCGCTTCTTTTGGATTTTTGGCTTCCATTTTCTTGCTGGTTACAGGCGATGAGTCCGCGCATCAAGTTGCCCTTAGTCAACCGACCAAACTGGCTGCGATGGAAGGGCTTTACGATGGAAAACATCGAGCAGGCATCGTGGCGATCGGTCAGTTGAATACAAACAAAAAAATTGGCGATACGCAAGATGAATTTATCTGGTCGATTGAGATTCCTTACGCACTCTCTTTTCTAGGGTTTCACAACATCAACGCGTTTGTACCGGGCATTGATGATCTCGTACTTGGAAACACAATACTGGGTATTGAGTCTGCTCAAAGCAAACTGGACAAAGGCAAACTGGCGTTAGAGGCGTTGCGTACCTACAAAGAAGCGCAGCAGATGAATAATGTTCCAACTCAAGAAGAAGCTTTAGCACTGTTTCGTACCAATGAGGCTTATTTGGGCTATGGCTACTTAGATAAACCCGAAAAAATTATTCCTCCCATTGCATTGACTTTTTACAGCTTTCACATCATGGTAGGCTTAGGCAGTTGGTTTTTGGCACTCTTCTTTTTCGTACTCTACTTTAGTATGATCGGCAAGATTGGGAGCAAAAAACTCCTCCTTTATGCGGGTCTTTTCTCCATTCCTTTGGGTTACATCGCAGGCGAAGCGGGTTGGATTGTGGCAGAAGTCGGCAGACAGCCGTGGGCGATTCAGGGCATGCTGCCTGTGGGCATGGCGAGTTCGCACATTGATGAAGTCTCAGTCATGATCACACTAGGACTTTTTGCGATTATCTTTACTGCACTTTTAATTGCGGAAGTGAAAATCATGCTGAAACAAATTACAATCGGACCTGAGGAGGCATAAGATGTTTGGAACTTTATCTCTTTTAACGCTTCAACAGTATTGGTGGTTTTTGGTGAGCCTGATTGGGGCATTTTTTTGTGTTTATTACCTTTGTGCAAGGCGGACAAACCCTTTTGTATGCCATCGCCAAAGATGACAAACAACGCAACATGCTCATCGCCTCACTGGGGCGTAAATGGGAACTCTCCTTTACCTCATTGGTTCTTTTTGGAGGTGCGCTTTTTGCGGCATTTCCTCTGTTTTATGCGGTCAGTTTTGGAGGAGCTTATTATGTCTGGATGGCGATTTTGTTCTGTTTTATCCTGCAAGCAGTTTCCTATGAATACCGTGTAAAACCCAACAACTTTTTAGGCAAACGCACGTATGAAGCCTTTTTGTACATCAACGGAAGTGTGGGTATTATCCTCATCGGAATTGCGCTTGGTACACTCTTTACAGGTGGAAATTTTATGCGCAACAGCATGAATTTTTCGGCTTGGACACTGCCAAGTTACGGGCTTGAAGGCGCACTCAATCCCTTTAATGTGGCATTTGGCTTGAGCCTCTTTTTCTTAGCGCGCGTACAAGCAGCGCTTTATTTTATCAATAACATTGAGGATGTTCCCATCATCGCCCATGCCAAACAACAGCTTTTTAAAGACGCTCTTTTGTTTGTGGGCTTTTTTGTACTGCTTGTGGTGATGCTCTTGGTCATGAACGGCTTTACCTACCATATGGGCGTTGTCTTTCTCGAATCGCATAAGTTTTTGAACAACTTTTTAGCCACGCCACTGCTCATCGTTACCTTTCTTAGCGGTACACTTTTGGTATTGTATGCCATCTTTAGTACGCTTTTTAAAGGAAGCAGACGCGGCATTTGGTTCAGTGGTTTTGGCGTGATTTTAGTCGTAACGAGCCTGCTCTGTCTGCTTGGGTTTAACGCCACACCTATTTATCCTTCGCTCTCTGATGTGGCAAGTTCGTTGACCATTGAAAACAGCTCCTCATCCCACTATACGCTCAGTGCCATGAGTTACGTCTCTTTGGGTGTTCCCTTTGTTTTGGGGTATATCTATGTGGTATGGCGCGCTATGGATAAAACCAAAATGACATCAGCCGAAATCGAAGCTGATTCACATCATTATTAGGAGTCATCATGGAAGCAATCAACTATACCTCAGGGTTTTTGTGGCTCTGCACATGGCCTGTTATTATTTACGTCTCGTATCGCTTTATTGCGCTTAATATTGACCATTTTGAAGCGTATTTGAAAGACAAATAACCTTTACATGTAAAGCTCAAATCCTATACTTGTAGATTGAGGACATATGTCAGTTTTTAAGACGATTTAAGGTAAAATCCCCCTTAAAAGTTAATTAAAAAGGTCAATCTATGGGTTTAGGTGTCGGTATCGTAGGACTCCCCAATGTCGGAAAATCAACCACGTTTAATGCGCTGACTAAAGCGCAAAATGCAGAATCTGCAAACTATCCTTTTTGTACCATCGAGCCTAATAAAGCCGTTGTTCCAGTTCCAGATCCAAGACTTGAAGAGCTGGCAAAGATCGTCAACCCTGAACGTATTCAGCACTCAACGGTCGATTTTGTCGACATCGCAGGACTTGTAAAAGGTGCGAGTGCAGGCGAGGGGCTTGGCAATCAATTCTTATCGAACATTCGTGAAGTCGAAGTTATTTTACACATGGTACGTTGTTTTGAAGATGAAAACATCACGCACGTTGAAAACAGTATCAATCCGCTTCGTGACATCGAAATCATCGAAAGCGAACTCATTTTTGCGGACGTTCAACAACTCGATAAAAAACTCGATCGTCTGAAACGCCAAGCGAAAGTGGACAAATCTGCCGCAGGTATTGCTGAGATCGCCGAAGCACTTCGCGCGCACCTTGATGAGATCAAACCGGTCAGTACGTTTGCACGTCGTGAGGATGAAAATTTCCAAATCCTAGATAAAGAGCTACGTTTTCTCTCCAATAAAACCATCATTTACGGCGCAAACGTTGATGAAGCAGGGCTTTTAGAAGAGAATGATTTTGTCAAAGCGGTCAAAGAACATGCCAAAGCAGTGGGTGCAGACGTTGTTGTTCTCTGTGCTAAAGTTGAAGAAGAGATGATCGCCCTTGAGGATGATGAAGCCGAAGAGTTCTTAAAAGAGCTTGGCATTGAAGAATCAGGACTTAAACAGATCATCCGCTTGGCGTTTGACAAACTAGGGCTTGCTTCATACTTCACCGCAGGTGTGAAAGAAGTTCGCGCGTGGACGATTGAAAAAGGGTGGAAAGCACCTAAGGCTGCCTCTGTGATTCACAACGATTTTGAAAAAGGATTCATCCGTGCCGAAGTCATTGGTTACAACGATTTTATCGCGTACAAAGGTGAGACTGGCTCCAAAGAGGCAGGTAAAATGCGCCTCGAAGGTAAAGAGTACGTCGTTCAAGATGGCGATGTAATGCACTTTAGATTTAACGTTTAGTCCGCTTTAAATGTTTACATGTAAGCGTTTACATGTAAACATTCTTCGTTTCTATTTCAAAAATTTTTTAGGGAGTCATTCATGAAATTATGGGCTGTTTTACTTTTTTGTTCAGCAACACTTTTTGCCGCTGAAAACTATTATGCGATTGAAGATTTGGATGTTCGTGAAGATGGCATCCTTGTAGAGGTTAAAACACAAAAACTTGCCAATGGTATTGGTCAATTTTTCTATGAATCTGGAAAAATTAAGAGTGAAACTCCGTTCAAAGAAGGGTTACGAGAGGGGCTTGGTAAGATGTATTACGAATCAGGAAAGCTCCAAAGTGAAACACCATTTAAAAACGATAAAATTGAAGGACTCAAAAAAGAGTATTACGAATCAGGCGTGCTTCGAACCGAAGTTACTTTTGTCAATGATCAAGCCGAAGGTGTCGGTAAGTTTTACTACCCAAC encodes the following:
- a CDS encoding PAS domain-containing protein; protein product: MQTMYQMFIETIVPSDELIVSRTDLHGNITYANETFAHISGYEIDELIGKPHNIVRHPDMPHSVFRTLWQTLKQEQMWKGYVKNLRKDGGYYWVYAEVSGVYKDGVLVEYKSLRAPIEEETKIKMQREYDEKCEQEEGKSRVVVYLKSDIVHKVETLAREKACLGDTIMNDILSDSLF
- a CDS encoding SLAC1 anion channel family protein produces the protein MDEVLTCENSRVKFFPIMMYAMVMGMSGLTIMYQKAALWLGFTDMIGHLLMMVSTTLFVVISLIYLSKYIKYTPMVKKEFSHPIRLNFFAAISISMLMLAIIYKEVNVNVASMFWYTGTVLHFYLTMYTISFWINNNQELDHSNPAWFIPVVGNVLVPVGGVGFASQGVLMYFFSCGIFFWVILFAILLNRIIFHHQLAVKFMPTMFILIAPPAVGFLAYYKMYGVIDVFATMLFNLALFFTLLVAFMYKNFIKIKFFISWWAFVFPLAAMSISAMLMYHETKDVILLSLSYVMVGVTTMVISVVMYQTVSHVLKGEICVQE
- a CDS encoding DUF6858 family protein, whose product is MEKTLFLDQYPIHSLTLKKEGFRYQHMSQIVDYFKEKINADPVAHFIAIFDHYAHTKALGGEMMEGLKDVQNVIFCFGKTIQNTKIVAVRPRSIGICEFEDRFVIEFMEAPKEEIHTIMQLWIKALVA
- a CDS encoding DUF134 domain-containing protein, whose product is MQTHQETITLLSEEVEALYLMDLLELYQEEAAQKMEVSRPTFARIIKSARNKVALALLGGHTLHLENTKERYVVALCSENETSPYSSLSPKSRYIHFFTLENHHISEHQMIPNPLTSNQMKPPLVLTELFVNQRVNVFVTGTIGQGFKSMLSTKGIPVLLKEEITDEEITALW
- a CDS encoding NifB/NifX family molybdenum-iron cluster-binding protein, with the translated sequence MIAVPVKTEKGDVIAPLFGKANYFSLIDAQGHIATRECSVQGGMNVVPWLQNLGVKTVLLNHVGEKPFHALLGAGIDIYYVGKERIMLKEALDQLHKGTLEKVTVMNYMKLLGDDGDHHDSGGCGCGH
- a CDS encoding NifB/NifX family molybdenum-iron cluster-binding protein: MTIIFPTMKDEGIGAKRGAHFGKATFYTAVTVEDGVVKEVKVHKNPGHVTGGCANAVANIQALGADTLVVSGIGGEPLKKFLAVNVSVYFDDKNETVEDSLRDFLAGKTAKIDPNHTCAHH
- a CDS encoding DUF4492 domain-containing protein, with the translated sequence MQWVKQIVFFYRDGFKQMRVGKQLWLIIAIKFFLFFVVLKLFFFPNILQTHFSNDTQRADSVLEHLMQK
- a CDS encoding cytochrome ubiquinol oxidase subunit I, which codes for MDHTLLVELSRAQFALTALYHWLFVPLTLGLSFIIAMMESIYVKTKNPEWKKLTKFWMTLFAINFAIGLATGIILEFEFGTNWSNYSWIVGDLFGAPLAIEGIMAFFLESTFFAVMFFGWDKVSPKMHLFSTWLVAIGSNLSALWILVANGWMQHPVGMEFNLERARFEMKSFADVLFNPNAVSKFLHTIGSGYVMGSLFVVGVSSWFLLKNRHTLFAKRSIIVGASFGFLASIFLLVTGDESAHQVALSQPTKLAAMEGLYDGKHRAGIVAIGQLNTNKKIGDTQDEFIWSIEIPYALSFLGFHNINAFVPGIDDLVLGNTILGIESAQSKLDKGKLALEALRTYKEAQQMNNVPTQEEALALFRTNEAYLGYGYLDKPEKIIPPIALTFYSFHIMVGLGSWFLALFFFVLYFSMIGKIGSKKLLLYAGLFSIPLGYIAGEAGWIVAEVGRQPWAIQGMLPVGMASSHIDEVSVMITLGLFAIIFTALLIAEVKIMLKQITIGPEEA
- the ychF gene encoding redox-regulated ATPase YchF; amino-acid sequence: MGLGVGIVGLPNVGKSTTFNALTKAQNAESANYPFCTIEPNKAVVPVPDPRLEELAKIVNPERIQHSTVDFVDIAGLVKGASAGEGLGNQFLSNIREVEVILHMVRCFEDENITHVENSINPLRDIEIIESELIFADVQQLDKKLDRLKRQAKVDKSAAGIAEIAEALRAHLDEIKPVSTFARREDENFQILDKELRFLSNKTIIYGANVDEAGLLEENDFVKAVKEHAKAVGADVVVLCAKVEEEMIALEDDEAEEFLKELGIEESGLKQIIRLAFDKLGLASYFTAGVKEVRAWTIEKGWKAPKAASVIHNDFEKGFIRAEVIGYNDFIAYKGETGSKEAGKMRLEGKEYVVQDGDVMHFRFNV
- a CDS encoding toxin-antitoxin system YwqK family antitoxin; the protein is MKLWAVLLFCSATLFAAENYYAIEDLDVREDGILVEVKTQKLANGIGQFFYESGKIKSETPFKEGLREGLGKMYYESGKLQSETPFKNDKIEGLKKEYYESGVLRTEVTFVNDQAEGVGKFYYPTGKLQGETPFKKNQPNGITKLFNPAGKLIRTIEFKEGNIVKGYDYNDQGTKLELSREELLEATKEVSNQEEATK